CATGCGGGGGCCTTTGCGGCATCTGAAGGCCGAGCTGCATCTGCTGACGGCCCTGGCCGATCTGGGCGGGGTCTGGGACCTGGATCAGGTGACGGGGGCGCTCAGCCGGTTCGCCGACGTCGCGTCCCGCGCGGCCCTGTCGGGCGTCGCCGAGGACCTGCGCCGGCGCGGCAAGCTGCTGACCCCTGCCGCCGACACGCGCGGGCCCATCCCCGGCCTGTTCGGCCTGGCCATGGGCAAGCACGGGGCGTTCGAGCTGAACTATTCCTCCGACATCGATCTCAGCCTGTTCTTCGATCCCGAGCGCCTGGCTCCCGTGCTGGCCGAGGGGACGGAGGCGCAGGGGCTGATGAACCGGGTCGCGCAGGGGGTGGCGGCCCTGCTGAGCGAACGGACGGCGGACGGCTATGTCTTCCGCGTCGATCTGCGGCTGCGGCCGGACCCGTCGTCGACGCCGCCGGTCGTCGCCGTGCCCATGGCGCTGGATTACTACGAGTCCGTCGGTCAGAACTGGGAGCGCGCCGCCTTCATCAAGGCCCGTGTCATCTGCGGCGATTTCGACGCTGCGACCGCTTTCCTGAAGGACATGGTGCCCTTCGTCTGGCGGCGCAGCCTCGACTATCAGGCCGTGCTGGATATCCAGTCGATCAAGCGCCAGATCCACGTCCACAAGACGGGGGAGGGGCTGGAAGCGGCCGGCGCGAACCTGAAGCTGGGGCGCGGCGGCATCCGCGAGATCGAATTCTATGCCCAGACCCAGCAGCTGATCCTCGGAGGGCGGGACCCTTCGCTGCGATCGCCGCGCACCGTGGATGCCCTCGCCGCCCTCGTCGCCAAAGGCCACCTTCCGGCCGGTGTCGCGGCCGAAATGACCGAGGCCTATGTCGAGCTGCGCGGGCTGGAACACCGGGTCCAGATGCTGGACGACGAGCAGACCCACGTCCTGCCCGCCGACCCCACCCGTCGCGCCGCCGTCGCGGCCCTGGCGGGGGAAGCGAACCTGGCGATCTTCGACGCGGGCGTCGAGGCGATCCTGCTGGGCGTCAACCAGCGCTACGGGGCGCTGTTCGAGGGGGAGGAGGAACTGTCCTCGCCGTTCGGCAGCCTGGTCTTCACCGGAGTGGACAACGACCCGGAGACCCTGGCGACGCTGGGACGGATGGGGTTCTCGGACCCCGCGAACGTCGCCGACACCATCCGGTCCTGGCACCACGGGCGGATCCCGGCGACGCGGTCGGTCCGGGGGCGCGAGCTGTTCACCCGGCTGGCCCCGCGCCTGCTGACGGCCCTGGCGCGGGCGGGGTCGGCGGATGCGGCCTTCCGGCGGTTCTCGGTCTTCTTCTCGGGCCTGTCGGCGGGGGTGCAGATCCAGGCCCTGTTCCTGAACCAGCCCGAGCTGTTCGAGCGGATCGTGGGCGTCATGGCCTTCGCCCCCCGGCTGGCCCGGACCCTGGGGCGCTATCCGGCCGCGCTGGATTCCATGCTGGACGCCCGGTTCGAGACCGAGCTGGGCGTCAACACCGGCCTGTTCGACCAGATGGACGAGGAAGCCCGGGCCGCCGGCGACTTCGAAGGGGCGATGAACGCCGTGCGCCGCCTGCACCGCGAACAGGCCTTCCGCATCGGCATGCAGACCCTGACCGGCCGGGTCGGACCCCAGGCGGCGGGGCGGGGGTTCACCAACCTGGCCGATGCCGTGATGCGGACCCTGTCGGCCGCCGCCCTGACCGAGACCGAGCGGCTGGGCGGTGGCTTCCCCGGCGCGGTCGCGGTCATCGCCCTGGGCAAGGCCGGGTCGGGCGAGATGACGGCGGGGTCGGACCTGGACCTGATGACCGTCTATGACGCGCCCGCCGACGCCGTGTCGGAGACGAAGGGCTGGTCGGCCGACACCTTCTATGTCCGCTTCACCCAGCGGCTGATCTCGGCCCTGTCGGCGCACACGGCCGAGGGCGGGCTGTATGAGGTCGACATGCGCCTGCGCCCCTCCGGCTCCAAGGGGCCGGTGTCGGTGCGGCTGTCGGGGTTCAGCGCCTACTATGCCGAGGAGGCCGCGACCTGGGAGTTCATGGCCCTGACCCGCGCCCGGGTCGCCTGGGCCAGCGATCCCGCCTTCGGGGACCGGGTCACCGCCGCCATCGAGGCTGCCCTGCGCCGCCCGCGTCCGGGCGTGAAGGTGGCGGCCGAGGTCCGGGCCATGCGCGACCTGATGGAGCGCGAACGTCGGGCCTCGGGGTTCTGGGACCTGAAGCTGGTTCCGGGCGGGCTGGTCGACGCCGAGTTCGTCGGTCAGTTCCGGCAGCTTCAGGCGGCGGCGAAGGGGGGTGCGCTCAGCGTCTCGACCCTCGATCAGCTGGCGACCGACAAGGCGCTTCACGACGCCTGGGCGTTGCAGCAGGGCCTGTCACAGTTGCTGGCCTGCGCCTTCGACGACCGCGCCGACGTCGAGGCCGAGCCCGCCACTTTCCACGCCCGGCTGGCCACGGCGGCCGGCGAGACGGATTTCAGGGCGCTGGTGCGGCGGCTGGAGCGCACGCGGACGACCGCGCGCAAGGCGTTCGACAAGGCCCTGCCACCGCCGCGAGGGAGCGCGACCTGATGGACGTCGTCATCTATCACAACCCGGGTTGCGGCACGTCCCGCAACACCCTGGCCCTGATCCGCCACGTCGGGATCGAGCCCCATGTGATCGAGTATCTGAGGACCCCGCCGAGCCGGGCCCTGATCACCGAGCTGGCGTCGAGGGCGAGCGTTCCGCTCCGCGCCCTGTTGCGCGAGAAGGAAGCCGCGTTCGCCGATCTGGGGCTGGGCGATCCCGGGCTGGGCGACGACCGCCTCCTCGACGCGATCGAGGCCCATCCGGTGCTGCTCAATCGTCCGATCGTCGTGTCGCCTCTCGGCGTCCGGCTGTGTCGCCCGTCGGAAACGGTGCTGGACCTCCTGCCCGCCGAAGGCCTGCAGCCTTTCACCAAGGAGGACGGAGAGGTCGTGGTCGATGCCGCGGGACGCCGCGTCCGGTCCTGACGACCGTTCCGCGACGGACTCCGGACGGATCCGCGTTGAACCTGAACGGTGGGCACAACGGGGCGGCGCGGGTGCGCCCCTTTTCGGAGACGACATCATGAGAAAGACTCTTCTGGCGGCGGGCGCCGCAGGCGTCCTCGCGATCCTGGCCGGCGCAGCCGTCGCCCAGACGGCGACGCAGACGGCCCGGGCCCCGCACGGGATGCGCGCCGATGCCGATGCCGATGGCCGGATCAGCCGTGACGAGTTCGTGCAGGGCCGCATCGCGCGCCTGACGGCCGTGGACGCCAACCGCGACGGATCGGTCTCGGCCGAGGAAAGGCGCTCGGGCATCGACACCCGCCGCAACCAGCAGGCCTCGGCCCGCTTCGACGCGGCCGACGCCGACGGCAACGGCATGCTGAGCCGCGAGGAATTCGTTTCGGCCCGCGGTGAACGCGGCGAGCGGGCCGGTCGCGGCGGGCACGGCCGAGGCGGAGAGCATGGTGGCTGGCGCGGCGCGCGGGCGGGCGGTGCCGAGCGCGGCGCGCGGGGTCCCGTGGTGATCGCCGATGTCGAGGCCCGCACCACCGCCGCCTTCGCCCGTCTGGACAAGGACGGCGACGGCTATGTGACCGCCCAGGAGCGTCAGGCCGCCCGGGGCGAGATGCGCGAGGCCCGGCAGGAGCGTCGCGCCGGGCGAATGGCCAATCGCACCGCTGGAACGCCGTCGCCTTCTACGGCGCCTTCGGAGTAGGGTTCATGGCGGGGTCGACGGAACGCGTCCGACTCTCTCTCCTGTCCGGAAAGGGACCGATTGGCTGCGATCGTCGACCCCGACGAGGAACTGGTGCGTCGCGTGGGTCAGGGCGATCCGGCGGCGATCCAGGCCATGGTGGCGAAGAAACTGCCACGCATGCTGGCGCTCGCGCAGCGGATGCTGGGCGATGCGGTCGAGGCAGAGGACGTGGCCCAGGACGCGATGCTGAGGGCCTGGAAACAGGCTCCCCGCTGGCGGCCGGGCAAGGCAAAGTTCGATACCTGGCTGCACCGGGTCGCGCTGAACCTCTGCTACGACCGTCTGCGCAAGCGGCGCGAGGTCCCGACCGAAACGCCGCCGGATCGGCCGGATCCGGGCCCCGCCCCCGACCGGGGTCTGCTGGTCGTAGAACTGGGTCAGCGGGTCAACCGGGCGCTCGCGGCCCTGCCGGAACGCCAGCGCGAAGCGATCGTGCTGTGTCATTACCAGGAGCTCGGCAACATCGAGGCCGCCGGGGTGATGGCGGTCAGTGTCGAGGCACTGGAAAGTCTTCTGTCGCGGGGCCGCCGGACCCTGCGCCAGACATTGTCGGATCTGGCGCCCGGAGCTGAACCGTGACGGGCATGAGGAGAGGTGAGATGGACGAGGCGAGGGTCAAGGAACTGGCCGATATCTGGGGCGGCGATCTGCGCCGCTGGCCGGTGGCCGATGCCGCGGCGGCGCGCGCATGGGCCGTGGCCAATCCCGGCCCGGCCGACCGCGCCCTGTTCGAGGCGCGGCAGCTGGATGCGGCGCTGGCAGCCTCGCCGCGGCCGGAGGTGTCGATGGCGCTGCGAGACCGGGTGATCGCCGCCTCGGGCGCGGCGGGGCTGAAGGCACGCGACGGCCTGTCGGCAGCGCTGAAACGACTGTTCTGGATCGGCGGCGTCGGCTGGGCCGCCGCGGCCTGTGCCGGCATCGTCTTCGGTACGACTCTCGGCAGCCAGATGGCGGCCGAGCAGCAGACCGATCTGGTGCTGGAGCAGGCCCTGGTCGCGGGCATGGACGACACGATGGTGCTGGGATGAAGACACGGACCCTGGCCATCGTCCTGGGCGCGGCTCTGGCTGTCTCCGTGGGCGTGAACCTGTTCGCCGGGACAGCCGCCTATTCAGTGATGTCCCGTCAGGAGCACGGCGACCGACGCCAGGGCGATGGCGAGCCGCAGCGCCGCCCGTCGAGCCGCGAGATGATCGGCAACCTTAGCCCCGAGGCCCGCGAGCCGGTCCGGCAGGCCCTGCGCGCCGCGGCCCAGCGCGCCCGTCCCGAGTTTCAGGCCTCGCGCGACGCGCGCCGGCAAGCCATCGCCGCCGCCTCCGCCGAACAGCTGGATTCCGCCCGTGTCGCCGCCCTTCTGGATCAGTCGCGCGCCGCGGAGGTCCGGGGCCGCGAGATGCTGGAAGCCGACGCCATCGCCATCCTCGGCACCCTGGGACCGGCGGACCGCGCTGTCATGGCCCAGATGCTGAACGGCCG
This DNA window, taken from Brevundimonas subvibrioides ATCC 15264, encodes the following:
- a CDS encoding bifunctional [glutamine synthetase] adenylyltransferase/[glutamine synthetase]-adenylyl-L-tyrosine phosphorylase is translated as MSDLPLGRRIASCGPVVDAAVAERARERLAALAAEGGWGETFDAAWPALCPVFAASPYLFGLARRWPAILHAVLRDPVEARLADVIARTIALTGGADDMRGPLRHLKAELHLLTALADLGGVWDLDQVTGALSRFADVASRAALSGVAEDLRRRGKLLTPAADTRGPIPGLFGLAMGKHGAFELNYSSDIDLSLFFDPERLAPVLAEGTEAQGLMNRVAQGVAALLSERTADGYVFRVDLRLRPDPSSTPPVVAVPMALDYYESVGQNWERAAFIKARVICGDFDAATAFLKDMVPFVWRRSLDYQAVLDIQSIKRQIHVHKTGEGLEAAGANLKLGRGGIREIEFYAQTQQLILGGRDPSLRSPRTVDALAALVAKGHLPAGVAAEMTEAYVELRGLEHRVQMLDDEQTHVLPADPTRRAAVAALAGEANLAIFDAGVEAILLGVNQRYGALFEGEEELSSPFGSLVFTGVDNDPETLATLGRMGFSDPANVADTIRSWHHGRIPATRSVRGRELFTRLAPRLLTALARAGSADAAFRRFSVFFSGLSAGVQIQALFLNQPELFERIVGVMAFAPRLARTLGRYPAALDSMLDARFETELGVNTGLFDQMDEEARAAGDFEGAMNAVRRLHREQAFRIGMQTLTGRVGPQAAGRGFTNLADAVMRTLSAAALTETERLGGGFPGAVAVIALGKAGSGEMTAGSDLDLMTVYDAPADAVSETKGWSADTFYVRFTQRLISALSAHTAEGGLYEVDMRLRPSGSKGPVSVRLSGFSAYYAEEAATWEFMALTRARVAWASDPAFGDRVTAAIEAALRRPRPGVKVAAEVRAMRDLMERERRASGFWDLKLVPGGLVDAEFVGQFRQLQAAAKGGALSVSTLDQLATDKALHDAWALQQGLSQLLACAFDDRADVEAEPATFHARLATAAGETDFRALVRRLERTRTTARKAFDKALPPPRGSAT
- the arsC gene encoding arsenate reductase (glutaredoxin) (This arsenate reductase requires both glutathione and glutaredoxin to convert arsenate to arsenite, after which the efflux transporter formed by ArsA and ArsB can extrude the arsenite from the cell, providing resistance.) — encoded protein: MDVVIYHNPGCGTSRNTLALIRHVGIEPHVIEYLRTPPSRALITELASRASVPLRALLREKEAAFADLGLGDPGLGDDRLLDAIEAHPVLLNRPIVVSPLGVRLCRPSETVLDLLPAEGLQPFTKEDGEVVVDAAGRRVRS
- a CDS encoding EF-hand domain-containing protein, with amino-acid sequence MRKTLLAAGAAGVLAILAGAAVAQTATQTARAPHGMRADADADGRISRDEFVQGRIARLTAVDANRDGSVSAEERRSGIDTRRNQQASARFDAADADGNGMLSREEFVSARGERGERAGRGGHGRGGEHGGWRGARAGGAERGARGPVVIADVEARTTAAFARLDKDGDGYVTAQERQAARGEMREARQERRAGRMANRTAGTPSPSTAPSE
- a CDS encoding RNA polymerase sigma factor, giving the protein MAAIVDPDEELVRRVGQGDPAAIQAMVAKKLPRMLALAQRMLGDAVEAEDVAQDAMLRAWKQAPRWRPGKAKFDTWLHRVALNLCYDRLRKRREVPTETPPDRPDPGPAPDRGLLVVELGQRVNRALAALPERQREAIVLCHYQELGNIEAAGVMAVSVEALESLLSRGRRTLRQTLSDLAPGAEP
- a CDS encoding periplasmic heavy metal sensor; the encoded protein is MKTRTLAIVLGAALAVSVGVNLFAGTAAYSVMSRQEHGDRRQGDGEPQRRPSSREMIGNLSPEAREPVRQALRAAAQRARPEFQASRDARRQAIAAASAEQLDSARVAALLDQSRAAEVRGREMLEADAIAILGTLGPADRAVMAQMLNGRSRGGGRDRDRGDARPLKADQPAT